From the genome of Chania multitudinisentens RB-25, one region includes:
- a CDS encoding TetR/AcrR family transcriptional regulator, with protein MSKNLKGTIVRGRPKKFDRDSVLEKAMSLFWRFGYEPTSMSELIEGTGTKPSSLYAEFGSKEGLFCAAIEKYLATYGQARDAILEQDELPLPQVIEQLLRASVEWFTDAEMPPGCFMVAATFGMSAADDALFQQLSQQRNSAEKKVVECLECRVGKGELPDNTNCVLLGKYIVNVIQGMSVQARNGANRDELSGLVDIFMSQWAGITAV; from the coding sequence ATGAGTAAAAATCTAAAAGGGACCATTGTGCGCGGCAGGCCGAAAAAATTTGACCGCGATAGCGTGCTGGAAAAGGCTATGAGCCTGTTCTGGCGTTTTGGCTATGAACCTACATCAATGTCTGAATTGATTGAAGGCACGGGAACCAAACCTTCTTCGCTGTACGCAGAGTTTGGCAGCAAAGAGGGATTATTCTGCGCGGCGATAGAAAAGTATCTGGCTACTTATGGCCAAGCCAGGGATGCGATTCTTGAGCAAGACGAACTGCCGCTGCCGCAAGTGATTGAGCAACTGCTGCGTGCAAGCGTTGAATGGTTCACTGACGCCGAGATGCCGCCCGGCTGTTTTATGGTGGCAGCCACTTTTGGCATGTCTGCCGCAGATGATGCATTATTCCAGCAGCTCAGCCAGCAGCGAAATTCCGCTGAAAAAAAGGTGGTTGAGTGCCTCGAATGCCGTGTTGGTAAAGGGGAGCTGCCAGATAACACGAATTGTGTGCTACTAGGGAAATATATCGTGAACGTTATTCAGGGAATGTCGGTGCAGGCGCGTAATGGCGCAAATCGAGACGAACTTTCCGGGCTGGTGGACATTTTTATGAGCCAGTGGGCAGGGATCACTGCGGTTTAG
- the tcyJ gene encoding cystine ABC transporter substrate-binding protein, protein MVFSKIRRQWLLGVMAVALATGLNVNSYAADNLLDQVKYRGTLIVGLEGTYPPFSFQGEDGKLTGFEVDFANALAERLGVKAKLNPTKWDGMLASLESKRIDVVINQVTISDERKKKYDFSTPYTVSGIQALVKKGNEGKITQADDLKGKKVGVGLGSNYEQWLRENVPGVDIRTYDDDPTKYQDLRVGRIDAILVDRLAALDLIKKTSDTLAVTGSAFSRQEAGVAVRKNNPELLAAINQAIADMQKDGTLAKISEKWFGADVTK, encoded by the coding sequence ATGGTTTTTTCTAAAATTCGTCGCCAATGGCTACTGGGCGTGATGGCGGTTGCGCTCGCTACAGGGCTGAACGTTAACAGCTATGCGGCTGATAATCTGCTCGATCAGGTCAAATATCGCGGTACGCTGATAGTGGGGCTGGAAGGCACTTATCCGCCATTCAGTTTTCAGGGTGAAGACGGCAAACTGACCGGTTTTGAAGTGGATTTTGCCAACGCATTGGCGGAACGGTTAGGCGTTAAAGCCAAACTGAACCCGACCAAATGGGACGGCATGTTGGCGTCGTTGGAATCCAAACGTATTGATGTGGTGATTAATCAGGTCACCATCTCCGATGAACGCAAGAAAAAATACGATTTCTCTACCCCGTATACGGTTTCTGGTATTCAGGCACTGGTGAAAAAGGGTAACGAAGGCAAAATCACTCAGGCCGATGATCTGAAAGGCAAGAAAGTCGGGGTTGGCTTAGGAAGTAACTACGAGCAATGGCTGCGTGAGAATGTGCCTGGCGTTGACATCCGTACCTATGATGATGACCCAACCAAATACCAGGATCTGCGCGTAGGCCGTATTGATGCGATTCTGGTCGATCGCCTGGCTGCGCTGGATCTGATCAAGAAAACCAGTGATACGCTGGCCGTTACGGGTTCAGCATTCTCTCGCCAGGAGGCCGGTGTTGCAGTGCGTAAAAACAACCCGGAGTTGTTGGCTGCGATCAACCAGGCGATTGCGGATATGCAAAAGGACGGGACGTTGGCGAAGATCTCTGAAAAATGGTTTGGTGCGGACGTAACTAAATAA
- the tcyN gene encoding L-cystine ABC transporter ATP-binding protein TcyN, whose amino-acid sequence MSAIEVKQLVKQFKGQTVLHGIDLEVNSGEVVAIIGPSGSGKTTLLRSINLLEVPDSGTIRVGEIQIDGARPLSKQKHQVRALRQQVGFVFQSFNLFPHRSVLENIIEGPVIVKGEAKASAEERARLLLAKVGLSGKEQAYPKRLSGGQQQRVAIARALAMQPEVILFDEPTSALDPELVGEVLNTIRALAEEKRTMVIVTHEMSFARDVADRAIFMDHGRIVEQGPAKALFANPQHQRTKQFLDKFLNQ is encoded by the coding sequence ATGAGTGCCATTGAAGTAAAACAGTTGGTCAAACAGTTTAAAGGGCAGACTGTCCTGCATGGTATCGATCTTGAAGTGAACTCCGGTGAAGTTGTGGCGATTATCGGGCCGAGTGGTTCTGGCAAAACCACTCTGCTGCGCAGCATCAATCTGCTGGAAGTGCCGGATTCAGGCACTATTCGCGTGGGGGAAATCCAGATTGACGGTGCTCGCCCGTTGAGCAAGCAAAAGCATCAGGTACGTGCTTTGCGTCAACAGGTGGGGTTTGTCTTTCAGAGCTTCAATTTATTTCCGCACCGTTCAGTGCTGGAAAACATCATTGAAGGGCCGGTAATCGTGAAAGGGGAAGCCAAAGCCAGCGCAGAGGAACGCGCGCGTCTGTTATTGGCGAAGGTGGGGTTGAGTGGTAAAGAGCAGGCTTATCCCAAGCGCCTTTCCGGTGGTCAGCAGCAACGCGTTGCCATTGCGCGGGCGTTGGCCATGCAGCCGGAAGTGATTCTGTTTGATGAGCCGACTTCTGCGCTCGATCCTGAACTGGTGGGCGAAGTGCTGAATACTATCCGTGCACTGGCGGAAGAAAAGCGCACCATGGTGATTGTGACGCATGAAATGAGCTTTGCCCGTGACGTTGCCGATCGCGCCATTTTTATGGATCACGGCCGCATTGTTGAGCAGGGGCCAGCGAAAGCCTTGTTCGCCAACCCACAGCATCAGCGCACCAAGCAGTTTCTGGATAAGTTTCTCAATCAGTAG
- a CDS encoding NAD(P)H-dependent flavin oxidoreductase gives MRLQALLGIDIPVIQASMVWLNSAELAAAVSNAGGLGVLGPNAGRKVANGDIAKTAEDFRQEIIKTRALTDKPFAVNYLLPIEGVEISFKYAEPLLEVILQENINIVITSGKDITKGEKYIRRLKDAGVIVIHREISPTVENSILAEKMGIDAIIITGHEAGGHLSEHRISTLALLPQVTDAVKIPVIAAGGIYNQKTAKAATAMGAAGVYVGTRFITTFESPASLNTKQAIVNVLSEDLVEINTPAGDVRVIVTESIRAGRGSSEIGIIKTGMLDGDHQHGVITVSESAGGIEKISSAKDVVCELSYAFN, from the coding sequence ATGAGACTACAAGCCTTATTAGGCATTGATATACCGGTAATTCAAGCTTCTATGGTGTGGCTAAACTCGGCTGAGCTTGCAGCCGCAGTATCCAACGCTGGGGGATTAGGCGTATTAGGCCCGAATGCCGGGCGAAAAGTAGCCAATGGGGATATCGCTAAAACCGCAGAGGATTTTCGGCAGGAAATCATAAAAACCCGCGCATTAACGGATAAACCCTTTGCGGTTAATTACCTATTGCCCATTGAAGGCGTTGAGATCAGCTTTAAATATGCAGAGCCGTTGCTGGAAGTGATCCTACAGGAGAATATTAATATCGTTATTACCAGTGGCAAAGATATCACTAAAGGTGAGAAGTACATTCGCAGGCTAAAAGACGCAGGGGTTATCGTGATTCATCGCGAGATTTCACCCACGGTTGAAAACTCGATACTGGCAGAAAAAATGGGGATAGACGCAATTATCATCACCGGGCACGAGGCCGGAGGGCACCTGAGCGAACACCGCATCAGTACCCTGGCTCTGCTGCCTCAGGTCACCGATGCAGTCAAGATCCCGGTGATTGCCGCAGGCGGTATCTATAACCAGAAAACGGCGAAGGCCGCCACCGCCATGGGCGCTGCGGGAGTCTATGTAGGCACCCGCTTTATCACCACGTTTGAATCGCCAGCCAGCCTCAACACCAAACAGGCGATCGTTAACGTTTTGTCTGAGGATCTGGTTGAGATTAATACCCCGGCAGGCGATGTACGGGTCATCGTTACCGAAAGCATCCGCGCTGGGCGTGGAAGCAGTGAAATCGGTATCATCAAAACAGGCATGCTGGACGGCGATCACCAGCACGGCGTGATCACCGTTTCTGAATCAGCGGGAGGTATTGAAAAGATCAGCAGCGCAAAAGACGTAGTTTGTGAGCTTTCTTACGCCTTTAATTAG
- a CDS encoding DUF799 domain-containing protein has translation MKRVLGLLGAALVLLLTGCAKKAPYDYAAFHASKPKSILVLPPTSQSPDIKASHSVLSTTTLPLAEAGYYVLPVAVVEETFQQNGLTNANDIRAVAPQKLYQIFGADAVLYLDVTQYGTSYLVLNSETRVAVNAKLVDLRTGKQLWAGNATASSNENNNSSGGLLGMLISAAITQIVDTISDKGFDIGAITNTRLLSAGQDGGILYGPRSPQYANQR, from the coding sequence ATGAAACGTGTTCTAGGTCTTTTGGGTGCCGCACTCGTGCTGCTGCTGACGGGCTGTGCCAAGAAAGCCCCTTATGATTACGCCGCTTTCCACGCCAGCAAGCCAAAATCGATCCTGGTTTTGCCGCCCACCAGCCAATCTCCTGATATCAAAGCCAGCCACAGCGTGCTTTCTACCACCACGTTGCCGCTGGCAGAAGCCGGTTACTACGTCCTGCCCGTCGCCGTGGTGGAAGAAACATTCCAGCAGAATGGGTTGACCAACGCCAACGATATCCGTGCAGTCGCCCCTCAAAAGCTGTACCAGATTTTCGGCGCTGACGCTGTGTTGTACCTGGATGTCACTCAATACGGCACCAGCTATCTTGTGCTCAACAGCGAAACCCGTGTGGCTGTTAATGCCAAGCTGGTTGATCTGCGTACAGGTAAACAATTGTGGGCTGGCAACGCCACGGCTTCCAGTAACGAGAACAACAACTCTAGCGGCGGTTTACTGGGCATGCTAATTAGTGCGGCCATCACACAAATCGTGGATACCATCAGCGACAAAGGGTTCGATATTGGCGCTATTACCAATACGCGCCTGCTTTCCGCTGGGCAAGACGGGGGAATCCTTTACGGCCCGCGTTCGCCACAATACGCCAATCAGCGCTAA
- a CDS encoding DUF1471 domain-containing protein encodes MKNITVNLSLAAGLFSASALATLPQPPNVYRVGNMTVSTLAEVEKGIAERAKAKNASYYRIISVSGNNKLHASTVIYR; translated from the coding sequence ATGAAAAACATCACCGTAAACCTGAGCCTTGCTGCCGGCCTGTTTTCAGCCTCGGCTTTGGCTACGCTGCCACAACCACCAAATGTGTACCGCGTGGGTAACATGACGGTTTCCACGCTGGCCGAGGTTGAAAAAGGCATTGCGGAACGAGCAAAAGCGAAAAATGCCAGTTACTACAGAATTATTTCTGTCTCTGGCAATAACAAACTTCATGCCAGCACGGTGATTTATCGCTGA
- the tcyL gene encoding cystine ABC transporter permease gives MHESIQLALDSAPFLLKGALLTLQLSLGGMILGLILGFVLALMRLSPFWPVSWLSRIYVSLFRGTPLIAQLFMIYYGLPQFGIELDPFPAALIGLSLNTAAYTSETLRAAISSIDKGQWEAAASIGMTPWQTMRRVILPQAARTALPPLGNSFIGLVKDTSLAATIQVPELFRQAQLITSRTLEVFAMYLAASLIYWVMATLLSALQNRLEAHVNRQDQE, from the coding sequence ATGCATGAGAGTATTCAACTGGCGCTGGATTCAGCGCCATTTTTATTAAAAGGTGCCTTACTGACTCTCCAGCTCAGCCTGGGGGGGATGATTCTTGGCTTAATCCTCGGTTTTGTGCTGGCGCTGATGCGCCTTTCGCCGTTCTGGCCGGTGTCATGGCTGTCGCGCATCTATGTCTCGCTGTTTCGCGGTACTCCGCTGATCGCTCAACTGTTTATGATCTATTACGGTCTGCCGCAGTTTGGCATTGAGCTGGACCCATTCCCGGCGGCGCTGATTGGCCTCTCGCTGAATACGGCGGCCTACACGTCGGAAACGCTGCGTGCGGCGATCTCATCCATCGACAAAGGGCAGTGGGAAGCTGCCGCCAGCATAGGCATGACGCCGTGGCAGACGATGCGCCGGGTGATCCTGCCGCAGGCAGCACGCACCGCGTTGCCGCCGCTGGGTAACAGTTTCATTGGGCTGGTTAAAGATACTTCGCTGGCTGCGACGATTCAGGTGCCGGAGCTGTTCCGGCAGGCGCAGTTGATCACCTCACGCACGCTTGAGGTATTCGCTATGTACCTGGCGGCATCGCTGATTTACTGGGTGATGGCAACCCTGCTGTCTGCGCTGCAAAACCGCCTGGAAGCGCATGTTAATCGTCAGGATCAGGAGTAA